In Diaphorobacter ruginosibacter, the genomic stretch GGGGCGCTGATCCTGGCCAGCGAAGCTGCAGTCAAGCGCTTCGGCCTGACGCCGCTGGCGCGCTTCGTGAGCTATGCCAGCAAGGGCGTGCCGCCCGAGATCATGGGCATCGGCCCGATCGAGGCCATCCCTGCGGCGCTGCGCTATGCGGGCCTGAAGCAGGACGACATGGACTGGATCGAGCTGAACGAAGCCTTCGCGGCGCAGTCGCTCGCGGTGATCAACACGCTGGGGCTCGACATGTCCAAGGTGAACCCCATGGGCGGCGCGATTGCCCTCGGCCACCCGCTGGGCGCCACCGGTGCGATCCGCTCGGCCACCGTCGTGCATGCGTTGCAGCGCAAGAAGCTCAAGTACGGCATGGTGACCATGTGCGTGGGCATGGGGCAGGGCGCAGCCGGTATTTTCGAAAGAGTGTGAGGGCACACCCCCTGAGGCGCTTCGCGCCTTCCCCCTCTCTCGCTTCGCGGGAGGGGGACACAGCCAGCGCGGCGGGGCGGCCCTTGCGCGGCTGCCGCTGGCATGGCCTGCTCCGCGGCCTTCTGATCTTTACCGCCGTGGTGACTTTGATGCCATGCCCTGGCTCTCGCTTCGGAGCTGTGGCACAGCCGGAACGGTGGGTGGCCCTTGCGCGGCAGTTGCTGGCGTGGACTCGCTTGCATGCGTGGCATTCCAAGTCACCATGATGACGCACGGATCCCGCAATTGCCGTCACACTTGAGAGCATGATTGCGAACATGACACACCAAGCAACGACTCATCCCCTGGACGACGCGCTGGCACTGCAAGCCAGGGACAACGGCGTCTTTGTCGGCCACACGACACAGGCCTACTGGAACATGGTGGGGCCGTTCGGCGGCATCACGGCGGCGTCGATGCTGCAGGCGGTGATGCAGCATCCGCAGTTGCTGGGTGAGCCGATTTCGCTCACGGTGAATTTTGCAGGTGCGGTGATGGAGGGCGACTTCACCATCCGAGCCAACCCGGTGCGCACCAATCGTTCGACCCAGCACTGGATGCTCACGCTCGAGCAGCCGGGCCCGGACGGCCAGATGATGGTGGCGACCACGGCAACGGTTGTGACGGCGGTTCGTCGCGAGACCTGGAGCGTGTCGGATTGCCCCATGCCCAAGGTGCCCGATGCATCCCACTTCGAACGTGCTGCACCCGACTTTCCCGCGCAGTGGCTCAATGCGTATGACATGCGGCCCGTGACCGGCAACTTTCCGAAAGCCTGGGACGGCGGTGGCGATGCCAGTCTGTCGCAACTCTGGGTGCGCGACATGCCCGAGCGCTCGCTCGACTTCGTGTCGCTGGCGGCGGCGTCCGACCTGTTCTTCCCACGCATCTGGCTGCGCCGCGCCAAGCGCGTGCCGATTGGCACCGTGTCGATCACCACCTACTTTCATGCCACCGGCGCGCAATTGGCGCAGACCGGCAGCAGCTATCTGTTCGCCCAGGCCCAGGCCCAGGAATTGCGCAACGGCTTCTTCGACCAGACGGCACAATTGTGGAATGCCGAAGGCCTGATGCTCGCCACCAGCAACCAGATCGTTTACTACAAGGAGTGAACGCACAGGTACGGCATCACTGCCGGGCCGCCGCGTTTTCCGTCCATTTTCCTCTTTGGAGCTTCATTTCCATGACCACGCCCGCTCAGGACATTCTGGTGCACCACGAACAAGGTGTCACCACGATCACATTCAATCGCGTCGACAAGAAGAACTCCCTCACCGCATCGATGTACTCGGCGCTGGCGGATGCGCTGGAAAACGCCAACGCGGACGCGGCCACACGCGTCGTGGTGTTCCAGGGCGACGTGGCCATCTTCAGCGCGGGCAACGACATCGGCGATTTCCTCAAGCGCCCGCCGGTCACGACGGACGCGCCGGTGTTCCGCTTCCTGCGCGTGCTGGCCACGTTTCCCAAGCCCTTGCTCGCGGCCGTCTGCGGGCCCGCCGTGGGAATCGGCACCACCATGCTCTTCCATTGCGACCTGGTCTATGCGGGCGACAACGCGGCGTTCTCGATGCCGTTCGTGAACCTGGGCGTGTGCCCTGAGGCGGGTTCGAGCCTGCTCGCACCCCAGATGCTGGGTTACCACCGCGCGGCAGAGGCGCTGCTGCTGGGCGAGCCCTTCATGGCGGAGGCCGCGCTGGAGGTGGGCCTGGTCAACCGCGTGGTACCGCCGACGGAGTGCAACATGGTCACGCAGATGCAGGCGAGGAAGCTCGCCGCGAAATCGCTGGCCTCGCTGATGGAGACCAAGCGCCTCCTCAAGAAGACGAACACTGAGGAGCTGCTCGGGCGCATCGACGAGGAAGCGGCCAGCTTCGGCCGCATGCTTGGCGAACCGGCGGCCAGGGAGGCCTTCACGGCCTTCATGGAAAAGCGTGCTCCCGACTTCAGCAAGCTGTGAGCACGGCGACGGGCGGTGATCTGCAGGTGGCGCCCGTACCTGCGGAGTTCGAGCCGGAGTTCGTCGAGGCGCTCACCGACGTCTTCGAGCGCCAGATTGCCTTCAACCAGGTGATCGGCCTCGAGATCGTGCGCATTGCGCCTGCGGGCGTGGAGGCGCGCATCGGCATGAAGCCGGAGCTGGTCGGCCACTTCGCCTACAACCGCGTGCACGGTGGCGTGATCAGTGCGGCGCTGGACGCGATGGCCGGACTCGCAGTCATGGCCGCCATCGGTGCCCGGCATATGGACGAGCCGCCAGCGCGGCGTCTGCAGCGCTTCGCGAAACTGGGCACCATCGATCTGCGCATCGACTATCTGCGTCCCGCCATCGGAACGTATTTCAAGCAGAAGGCCCAGGTGCTGCGCCTGGGGTCGCGAGTCGCCACGGTGCGCATGGAGTTCCTCTCAGCACAGGACGAACTGCTGTCCGTCGGGACGGCCTCGTACATCGTTTCCTGACAAACGCCCCGATGTGCGCCGATGAACGCGGGTCTTCATGTGTGCCGCTGCAAGCCTTGCAAGGCGATGCAACTTTTGAGCGTTTTGGTTACTCCTCTTTCGGAACAAGACGGTTCATTCGATTCAAATCTCATTACGATTTCTCGCGGTTGGGTACGCGGGTGTTTCGGGGCTGTCGGGTTCTGTTGCAACCGGTGCGTCATGCATGCGGCGGGCATTGGGCACGTGCGGATGCATCGGCAGGTGCAGCAACGAGCTTGACCCGTTTGTCGGGGCTTGTTTGACGCTGTACTTGCAAGTCGCGTAAGGTACCTGTCGACTGAATGAATCTTGGCCGATTCCGGCAAGTGTGTTAATTCCCCAAGGAGAACCGATGGCTGTGCAAAACCCATTTTTTGGCAAACGTGATTCCGATGTGCTGCAACCCCGGCAGCCAGGCTCGGTACTGGGTGGTGGCGCTTCCACCGTGGGCAGCAACTCTGCCGTAAACTCCTCGACTTCTTCCACTGGACTCGGATCCGTCGTGAGCAAAACCGCAACCAGCGTCTCCAATGAATCCGCCGGCAGCAAGCTGACGGTCGGCCCCAACATCAAGCTCAAGGGCGTCGAGATCACCGACTGCGACACGTTGGTTGTGGAGGGCACGGTCGAAGCGACCATGGATTCCCGCGTGATCCAGATCGCAGAGCAAGGGGCATTCCGGGGTTCCGCAGAAATCGACATCGCCGAGATTCATGGCCAGTTCGACGGCACGCTGACGGTGCGTGACAAGCTGGTGATCTACAGCACCGGCAAGGTCAGCGGCAAGATCCGCTACGGCAAGGTGGTGATCGAGGAGGGCGGCCAGCTCTCCGGCGAAATCGAGGCCGGCATCGGCAACGCATCGCGCTCTGCGTCATCTGCTGCGACATCGTCTGCTTCGTCAAACAGCACCAGCACATCCTCCGCGGCCGCAGCTTCCTGATGAAGCATCTGGGCGGCTGATTCGGGTTTGCCGACGGCCGCAGCTTCCAAAGACGAAGCTCGAAAGAAAAAGGCGATGCATGTCGAATGCATCGCCTTTTTGCCTTCTGCAGGTACGCTGTTTACCGGCCTGTCGGCTTGGGGAGAGGGCGCGGGTGGCCGTTATCGTCGATCGCCACGTAGGTCAGCGTGGCCTCGGTCACCTTGATGTGCTGGCCCTGCAGCGACATGCGCTCGGCGAAGACCTCCACATCCACTGCAATCGACGTATTGCCAATGCGCGTGATGCGCGCATAGAACGAGAGAATGTCGCCGACGCGCACGGGTTGCTTGAAGACGAATTCGTTGACGGCCACGGTGGCCACGCGGCCCTGGGCAATGCGAGCTGGCAGTACCGAACCTGCCAGGTCGACCTGGGCCATCACCCAGCCGCCGAAGATATCGCCGTTGCTGTTGGTGTCCGCGGGCATGGGAATGACGCGCAGCACCAGTTCCTTGTCGGAAGGCAGTTCGGGCGTGATGATGCGCAGGGTTTCTGGATCGGTCATGGTTGTTGTTGTCATGTAAGCGGTTCGACACTGTTGCCGCAAATGGCGCAACAGTTACTAGGGTAAACCCTTATTATTTCGCAACCAAGTCACTCGCGCAGCCGGGCTGCGCATCAGCCTTAATGAGGGTGCAGTCTTTCGCCTTGCGCGTGTATCTGCCGCTGCCTGTGCGCGTGGGTGCTCTTCGGGGGACAATCCCGGGGACCCTCTGCCCATCCCGATCCGCGCCAACTGCCAGGCGATCGATGCGTGCAGAAGCACCCCAGAGCAAAAGCAGTCAAAGCAGCAAAGCACGCTCCAAGAAAAACCCACGAACCATGCGCGGCTACAGTTCCTCATCGGCATCCTCAGATCCCAGCGCGCAGCAGCGCACCCACAACGATTGGCAGACTCTGGGCCGGCTGGTGCCCTACCTGATGCAGTACCGATGGCGCGTGCTGGCCGCGCTGCTGTTCGTGCTGGCGGCCAAGGTGGCCAACGTCGGCATTCCCATTCTGCTCAAGCACCTGGTGGATGCCCTGTCCATTCAACCCGGCGATGCGGCGGCGGTACTGGTGGTTCCCGCAGGCTTGCTGCTGGCCTACGGCCTCCTGCGGCTGTCGACGTCGCTCTTCACGGAACTGCGGGAGCTGGTCTTCGCCAAGGCCACGCAGGGCGCGGCGCGCAGCATTGCGCTCACCACGTTCCAGCATCTGCACGGCCTGAGCCTGCGGTTTCACCTGGAGCGCCAGACGGGAGGCATGACGCGCGACATCGAGCGGGGTGTCAAGGGCGTCGAGTCGCTGATTTCCTATTCGCTGTACAGCATTCTTCCCACCTTCGTCGAAGTGGCGATGGTGCTCGGCATTCTTGCCATCCGGTTCGATGCCTGGTTCTTCTGGATCACGGCGGTAGCCCTGGTGCTCTACGTGACCTTCACCGTGTCGGTCACGGAATGGCGCACGCGCTTTCGCCGCGAGGCCAATGTCGCGGACTCGGCCGCGCACACCAAGGCCATCGATTCCCTGCTCAACTTCGAGACGGTCAAGTACTTCAACAACGAGGACTTCGAGTCCGGCCGCTACGACGAGAGCCTGGAGAAGCTGCGCCGCGCGCGCCTGAAGAGCCAGACCACGCTCAGCCTGCTCAACTCCGGACAGCAGTTCATCATTGCCACGGCACTGGTGATCATGCTCTGGCGCGCAACGCAGGGCGTGGTGGCGGGAAAGCTGTCGCTGGGTGATCTGGTGATGATCAATGCGTTCATGATCCAGCTGTACATACCGCTCAACTTCCTGGGTGCGATCTACCGGGAGATCAAGCAGAGCCTGACGGATCTGGACCGCATGTTCTCGCTCATGGACAAGGCCCGAGAGATCGAGGACAGGCCCGACGCCAGGCCGCTCGTCTGCGACGCTCCCCCGACGGTGCGCTTCGAGTGCGTGCACTTCGGCTATGACCCCGCGCGCGAGATCCTGCATGGCCTGAGCTTCGAGATTCCCGCGGGCAAGACGGTCGCGGTGGTCGGGCCGTCCGGCTCCGGCAAGTCGACGCTGGCGAGGCTGCTGTTC encodes the following:
- a CDS encoding acyl-CoA thioesterase, which translates into the protein MTDPETLRIITPELPSDKELVLRVIPMPADTNSNGDIFGGWVMAQVDLAGSVLPARIAQGRVATVAVNEFVFKQPVRVGDILSFYARITRIGNTSIAVDVEVFAERMSLQGQHIKVTEATLTYVAIDDNGHPRPLPKPTGR
- a CDS encoding thioesterase family protein encodes the protein MSTATGGDLQVAPVPAEFEPEFVEALTDVFERQIAFNQVIGLEIVRIAPAGVEARIGMKPELVGHFAYNRVHGGVISAALDAMAGLAVMAAIGARHMDEPPARRLQRFAKLGTIDLRIDYLRPAIGTYFKQKAQVLRLGSRVATVRMEFLSAQDELLSVGTASYIVS
- a CDS encoding acyl-CoA thioesterase: MTHQATTHPLDDALALQARDNGVFVGHTTQAYWNMVGPFGGITAASMLQAVMQHPQLLGEPISLTVNFAGAVMEGDFTIRANPVRTNRSTQHWMLTLEQPGPDGQMMVATTATVVTAVRRETWSVSDCPMPKVPDASHFERAAPDFPAQWLNAYDMRPVTGNFPKAWDGGGDASLSQLWVRDMPERSLDFVSLAAASDLFFPRIWLRRAKRVPIGTVSITTYFHATGAQLAQTGSSYLFAQAQAQELRNGFFDQTAQLWNAEGLMLATSNQIVYYKE
- a CDS encoding bactofilin family protein, coding for MAVQNPFFGKRDSDVLQPRQPGSVLGGGASTVGSNSAVNSSTSSTGLGSVVSKTATSVSNESAGSKLTVGPNIKLKGVEITDCDTLVVEGTVEATMDSRVIQIAEQGAFRGSAEIDIAEIHGQFDGTLTVRDKLVIYSTGKVSGKIRYGKVVIEEGGQLSGEIEAGIGNASRSASSAATSSASSNSTSTSSAAAAS
- a CDS encoding enoyl-CoA hydratase; protein product: MTTPAQDILVHHEQGVTTITFNRVDKKNSLTASMYSALADALENANADAATRVVVFQGDVAIFSAGNDIGDFLKRPPVTTDAPVFRFLRVLATFPKPLLAAVCGPAVGIGTTMLFHCDLVYAGDNAAFSMPFVNLGVCPEAGSSLLAPQMLGYHRAAEALLLGEPFMAEAALEVGLVNRVVPPTECNMVTQMQARKLAAKSLASLMETKRLLKKTNTEELLGRIDEEAASFGRMLGEPAAREAFTAFMEKRAPDFSKL
- a CDS encoding ABCB family ABC transporter ATP-binding protein/permease; translated protein: MRGYSSSSASSDPSAQQRTHNDWQTLGRLVPYLMQYRWRVLAALLFVLAAKVANVGIPILLKHLVDALSIQPGDAAAVLVVPAGLLLAYGLLRLSTSLFTELRELVFAKATQGAARSIALTTFQHLHGLSLRFHLERQTGGMTRDIERGVKGVESLISYSLYSILPTFVEVAMVLGILAIRFDAWFFWITAVALVLYVTFTVSVTEWRTRFRREANVADSAAHTKAIDSLLNFETVKYFNNEDFESGRYDESLEKLRRARLKSQTTLSLLNSGQQFIIATALVIMLWRATQGVVAGKLSLGDLVMINAFMIQLYIPLNFLGAIYREIKQSLTDLDRMFSLMDKAREIEDRPDARPLVCDAPPTVRFECVHFGYDPAREILHGLSFEIPAGKTVAVVGPSGSGKSTLARLLFRFYDVGSGRITIDGQDIRDVTQSSVRRAIGIVPQDTVLFNDTIEYNIAYGRPGATHAEVEEAARAARIHDFIAASPKGYGTMVGERGLKLSGGEKQRVAIARTLLKNPPILIFDEATSALDSANERAIQNELRRAARNKTALVIAHRLSTVVDAHEILVMDAGEILERGTHAELLAMQGRYARMWMLQRDAQERTETEEVG